The proteins below are encoded in one region of Methanospirillum lacunae:
- a CDS encoding nucleotidyltransferase domain-containing protein has product MNQVPVTMDDIQNVVRRLVEAANPRKIILFGSYARGEETSDSDIDLMVIEDTVKHQGMEMVRLRKAAGRIAPGVGIDILVYPTEKTRDPVPGTVVYWALSEGKVLYEC; this is encoded by the coding sequence ATGAACCAGGTACCGGTAACTATGGATGATATACAAAATGTGGTGAGGCGCCTTGTTGAAGCAGCGAATCCACGAAAAATCATCCTGTTTGGTTCATATGCCCGCGGGGAAGAGACTTCAGATTCAGATATTGATCTCATGGTAATAGAGGATACTGTGAAGCACCAGGGAATGGAGATGGTACGGCTGAGAAAAGCAGCCGGCAGGATAGCCCCCGGTGTTGGTATCGATATTCTGGTGTACCCGACAGAGAAAACCAGAGATCCGGTTCCAGGTACTGTTGTATACTGGGCTTTATCAGAAGGAAAGGTACTGTATGAGTGCTGA
- a CDS encoding ABC transporter ATP-binding protein translates to MNEVLVVDNISKQFIDDDSVCRAIDSLSLTIRKKEIVCLMGPSGCGKSTVLRIISKLEHADSGQIHGGDGVFSEQLRSAMVFQEHGLFPWLSVRENIAYGLNMKVRFSSKEQVNQKVTELLTLVRMEEFANSHPHQLSGGMKQRVAVARALAVEPEILLMDEPFSALDPFTRRELQDEVLRIRNQLNTTFFIVTHNPEEAVYLSDRIVILTHRPAVVRKEIPVSLPFPRNMADPSTIALVQDVTRLVASGT, encoded by the coding sequence ATGAATGAAGTCCTTGTTGTTGACAATATATCAAAACAATTTATCGATGATGATTCTGTTTGCCGGGCAATAGACTCACTTTCATTAACGATTCGTAAAAAAGAGATTGTCTGTCTCATGGGGCCTTCCGGATGTGGGAAGTCTACAGTCCTGCGAATTATATCCAAACTTGAACATGCTGATTCAGGTCAAATTCATGGAGGTGACGGAGTTTTTTCAGAACAGTTGCGTTCTGCTATGGTTTTTCAGGAGCACGGGCTCTTTCCCTGGCTTTCAGTCAGGGAGAATATTGCATACGGGCTCAATATGAAAGTCAGGTTTTCCTCGAAAGAGCAGGTGAACCAAAAAGTTACAGAACTCCTTACCCTTGTCCGGATGGAGGAGTTTGCAAATTCTCATCCTCACCAGCTCTCCGGAGGGATGAAACAACGGGTTGCGGTTGCTCGTGCCCTTGCGGTGGAACCAGAAATTCTCCTCATGGATGAACCATTTAGTGCTCTTGATCCCTTCACCCGTCGTGAACTTCAGGACGAAGTGCTCAGAATTCGCAATCAACTCAATACAACTTTTTTTATCGTGACTCATAATCCTGAAGAGGCAGTGTATCTGTCAGACCGGATTGTTATCCTTACACACAGACCGGCGGTGGTTCGAAAAGAGATTCCGGTTTCTCTTCCTTTTCCCAGGAATATGGCAGATCCAAGTACTATCGCTCTAGTTCAGGATGTTACCCGGCTGGTTGCATCAGGTACATAA
- a CDS encoding winged helix-turn-helix transcriptional regulator, with protein sequence MRFKNIVVTFIEATIGQGSSIRNHTESNNNECITRIEKILSIIGSKWTIQILRELSSGTKRFAQLQKSLKGISPKTLSTRLQELESYNIITKTVYPEVPPRVEYSFSSQGEGLKKVLFDLYEWGEEFLGDE encoded by the coding sequence GTGAGGTTCAAAAATATAGTAGTTACATTTATTGAAGCAACTATAGGACAGGGATCTAGTATTCGTAACCATACTGAATCGAACAATAACGAGTGCATTACCAGGATAGAGAAGATTCTTTCAATTATAGGGAGCAAATGGACTATCCAGATTTTAAGGGAATTGTCGAGTGGAACTAAAAGATTTGCTCAGTTACAGAAGTCACTGAAAGGAATCAGCCCGAAAACTCTTTCGACTCGACTACAGGAGCTTGAGTCATATAATATAATTACTAAAACCGTATATCCCGAGGTTCCACCACGAGTTGAATACTCATTCTCATCACAGGGTGAAGGATTAAAAAAAGTCCTCTTTGATCTCTATGAATGGGGTGAAGAATTCCTTGGTGATGAATAA
- a CDS encoding HEPN domain-containing protein, producing the protein MSAEEESAALIRLGHDDLIAAKILFEKDGPSSIICFHAQQTVEKGLKAVLIRKGTPIRKIHDLVELTELIQDLSLTLPVDGDMVALLNLYAVKARYDDTITDTLSPEEAIEIAKKVIEWSELVTFNH; encoded by the coding sequence ATGAGTGCTGAGGAGGAGAGTGCAGCATTAATCCGTCTCGGTCATGATGATCTTATTGCTGCAAAAATCCTTTTTGAAAAGGATGGACCATCCTCAATTATCTGCTTTCATGCTCAACAGACGGTGGAAAAAGGGTTAAAGGCAGTATTGATACGGAAAGGTACTCCTATCAGGAAGATTCATGATCTTGTTGAATTGACTGAATTGATTCAGGATCTTTCACTCACATTACCGGTTGATGGTGATATGGTTGCACTTCTCAATCTTTATGCAGTCAAGGCAAGATATGATGATACTATTACTGATACTCTCTCCCCGGAAGAAGCGATAGAAATTGCCAAAAAGGTTATTGAGTGGAGTGAACTGGTAACCTTTAATCACTGA
- a CDS encoding DUF1156 domain-containing protein → MLIFRSRKLSERARREKSIRHGHHISTLHIWWARRSLAACRAVICASLWPDPVDPLYPKEFVKTERLQHLFSGCS, encoded by the coding sequence ATGTTGATCTTCCGATCAAGAAAGTTATCAGAACGTGCCCGTCGTGAGAAATCCATCCGTCATGGTCATCATATTTCGACACTTCATATCTGGTGGGCTCGTCGGTCTCTTGCTGCTTGCCGTGCAGTAATCTGTGCATCCCTCTGGCCGGATCCAGTCGACCCCTTATACCCGAAGGAGTTTGTTAAGACTGAACGACTCCAGCATCTTTTTTCCGGCTGTTCTTGA
- a CDS encoding ABC transporter substrate-binding protein: MRVGFIPLLCGLLCILLFILSGLPVGHELAGTGAKPTVKFVYASSGIMPQLLNTSQVDAFIVWESVVSTAKLGKIGTVIARDGDIPPDHKWENAACNVLVMRNNFVEQYPEIAALLSAVTIAGNHQIEKDPDTARNITANWVYGSKPIRSAGLYLNPIDVENQAFQYITFTSSAPLPDISRLKSSMDEDSSQMKVDYINGSVMLRAQELINGSSPVLSNDPPVVRIGYLPSSDLYAPLYVTIMSHKEICDTYGFCLAPDSGTSGRPTGASLLYHNQTAAKVVLLPGSVGGGVMTGLGQEAMEAAYIGSVPSELQISMGNDASVIQSINAGGSGLIVDNSAPCTDWNSFISWVKDRSAKGNPVIVAVPQSSIQEEMMREAFDYEGINILLYGIPPRWSVNGS, from the coding sequence ATGAGAGTCGGGTTTATTCCTCTTCTTTGTGGACTCTTATGCATTTTATTATTCATTCTTTCCGGATTGCCTGTAGGGCATGAACTTGCCGGTACCGGAGCCAAACCAACTGTCAAGTTTGTGTATGCCTCCTCTGGTATCATGCCCCAGCTCCTGAACACTTCCCAGGTGGATGCATTCATTGTCTGGGAATCAGTTGTATCAACAGCAAAACTTGGGAAAATAGGCACAGTCATAGCCCGGGATGGTGATATTCCCCCAGATCATAAATGGGAGAATGCGGCCTGCAATGTACTGGTCATGCGAAATAATTTCGTTGAACAGTACCCGGAAATTGCAGCACTTCTTTCAGCGGTTACTATTGCCGGCAACCACCAGATAGAAAAAGATCCTGATACTGCCCGGAATATTACAGCAAACTGGGTATACGGGTCAAAACCTATCCGTTCGGCAGGCCTTTATCTGAATCCAATAGATGTGGAAAATCAAGCATTTCAGTACATTACCTTTACCAGTTCAGCCCCGCTTCCTGATATTTCACGGCTGAAATCATCAATGGATGAAGATTCTTCTCAAATGAAAGTTGATTATATCAATGGTTCTGTCATGCTCCGGGCACAGGAACTCATAAACGGATCATCACCGGTTCTCTCTAACGATCCTCCGGTTGTCCGCATTGGGTATCTTCCCTCATCAGATCTCTATGCCCCGCTATATGTCACAATTATGTCTCACAAGGAGATTTGTGATACATATGGATTTTGTCTCGCCCCGGACTCAGGAACATCAGGACGGCCGACCGGTGCATCACTTCTTTATCATAATCAGACCGCTGCAAAGGTAGTGTTGCTTCCTGGATCTGTAGGAGGAGGAGTTATGACCGGTCTTGGACAGGAAGCAATGGAAGCAGCCTATATCGGGAGTGTTCCGTCAGAACTACAGATTTCAATGGGAAATGATGCATCAGTTATTCAATCGATCAATGCTGGGGGTTCAGGCCTCATCGTTGATAATTCTGCACCCTGTACTGACTGGAACTCGTTTATCTCATGGGTAAAAGACCGGTCAGCAAAAGGAAATCCGGTTATTGTAGCAGTTCCCCAAAGTTCAATTCAGGAAGAGATGATGAGAGAAGCGTTTGATTATGAAGGAATAAACATCCTTTTGTATGGTATTCCCCCACGATGGAGTGTGAATGGCTCATAA
- a CDS encoding ABC transporter permease, giving the protein MAHKHKISRGLLLPVMIFIIWEILSKSIGNSFILPGWELIIPVLIHPMESLFGGASLLENAIVSLQRVIIGFLLAVMCAVPLGLLSGWSQKIDDYINPLIQVLRPVPPIAWMPLAIAWFEIGFGSLIFIIFIGSFFPVLISTIEGVHTIRGRWLEVAQTLGATTGETFLTVVIPGALPFIWTGLRLAFGVSWMCLVAAEMLPGTSAGLGYLIMYAYNLGQIQVIVAGMIVIGTIGIISDYIFKLGQLRFFGWQGKE; this is encoded by the coding sequence ATGGCTCATAAACATAAGATTTCAAGAGGACTTTTGCTGCCGGTGATGATCTTCATCATCTGGGAAATTCTCTCTAAAAGTATTGGTAACAGTTTCATTCTCCCGGGATGGGAACTCATTATCCCGGTCCTTATTCATCCGATGGAGTCCCTGTTTGGGGGAGCCTCCCTTCTCGAAAATGCTATTGTGAGTCTTCAACGTGTCATCATCGGTTTTTTGCTTGCCGTTATGTGTGCAGTCCCTCTTGGTCTTCTGAGTGGCTGGTCTCAAAAAATAGATGATTATATAAATCCACTAATTCAGGTGCTCCGTCCGGTTCCTCCGATTGCATGGATGCCTCTCGCCATTGCCTGGTTTGAGATAGGGTTTGGATCACTCATCTTTATCATCTTTATCGGTTCTTTCTTTCCAGTGCTCATCAGCACGATTGAAGGAGTTCATACTATCAGGGGGAGGTGGCTTGAAGTGGCACAGACTCTTGGGGCCACCACCGGTGAAACGTTTCTGACAGTTGTAATCCCCGGGGCACTTCCCTTTATCTGGACCGGGCTTCGACTTGCATTTGGAGTCTCATGGATGTGTCTGGTTGCTGCAGAAATGCTTCCCGGAACAAGTGCCGGCCTTGGATATCTCATCATGTATGCATATAATCTCGGCCAGATACAGGTCATTGTAGCAGGTATGATCGTAATCGGCACTATCGGCATCATTTCGGATTATATTTTTAAACTTGGCCAATTACGCTTTTTTGGCTGGCAGGGGAAAGAATGA